One window of Arthrobacter oryzae genomic DNA carries:
- a CDS encoding DEAD/DEAH box helicase family protein codes for MNSNFALLQAEWPGIAKEARLAERYARRDPRSSLLYARRTIETLLAWLYDADTSLALPYRGDLNALMSEPTFKRLAGETIVSKFHLIRKVANSAIHTNAAITVQHSEQTIRELFHVCIWLALRYTRNPANRPASTVAFNGQFLSPTPKPGVTVPAEKPRTADQTAKLAEELATKDAALAAQKQDNEELHAQLEALRAQIARAKEENKKLPDSHDYSETETRVYIDLYLREAGWALDKPEDREFEVHHMPTHAGPTIGTGFVDYVLWGSDGKPLAVVEAKRSAKSPYEGQQQAKLYADALETEKGQRPVIYYSNGYEHWIWDDASGYPPRPVQGFHTRDQLQLMVDRRATRKPLATAAINTEIAGRSYQQAAIRAVTDALETDKERKALLVMATGSGKTRTVVALSSLLMQANWAKRVLFLADRVALVDQAARAFKTNLPGSSPVILGRDVEADSRIHIATYPTMMNLINERTEDGTVLTQRFGIGHYDLIIIDEAHRSVYQKYRAIFEYFDAYLVGLTATPQSDVDRNTYSLFDIEDQVPTFAYELTQAISDGYLVPPRTVSIPLKFPVEGIRYEELSEEEKEEWDSAEWDEDGEIPDAVDSAILNTWLFNADTVDKALEVLMTRGHKVAGGDRLGKTIIFAKNQKHAEFIAERFNTNYPQYGGTFAKIITHSVNYVSTLIDAFARTEDSPHIAVSVDMLDTGIDVPEVVNLLFFKVVRSKTKFWQMVGRGTRLRPELYGPGEDKQDFFIFDVCQNVEYFNAELPGSEGSLGQSLAHRSFAVRTQLLAEARTAGLDGDFVPALQTGLVGQVAGLPRENFLVRPQLEWVEKFSKPSSWGALGTQDLTDLQTKLAPLATLASAADTEEAKRFDLLMYQAQLASLTSAAAVEPYRKKIVEIASALQDQPNIPAIAAQMALIQSILEGGEWGQVSPQWLELIRVRLRGLVHLIEKKRRRVVYTNFEDTLGEIVEGGLKGTVTGSVDLARYREKARMYLQGFLDHMAIHRLRRGLPLTETDLAELQRMLIDSGAGSPEELEAATTQAEGLGLFVRSLVGMDRQAALDSLSEFVGDKTLNANQLHFIDMIVQQLTENGVVDVGALYESPYSDAAPAGPESLFPEADVDVLAVALNRVRVSAMVG; via the coding sequence GTGAACAGCAACTTCGCTTTACTGCAGGCGGAGTGGCCGGGTATTGCGAAGGAAGCGCGGCTGGCCGAGCGGTATGCGCGGCGGGACCCGCGGTCGTCGCTGCTCTACGCCCGGCGGACTATCGAAACGCTGCTGGCCTGGCTGTATGACGCCGACACCTCGCTTGCGTTGCCGTACAGGGGCGATCTCAACGCACTGATGTCGGAACCGACGTTCAAGCGGCTCGCCGGCGAGACGATCGTGAGCAAGTTCCACCTCATCCGCAAGGTCGCGAACAGCGCCATCCACACCAACGCCGCCATCACCGTCCAGCATTCTGAGCAGACCATTCGGGAACTCTTCCACGTCTGCATCTGGCTCGCGCTTCGCTACACCCGGAATCCAGCCAACCGCCCGGCCTCCACGGTCGCGTTCAACGGACAGTTCCTCAGCCCGACGCCGAAGCCGGGCGTTACGGTGCCCGCCGAGAAGCCCCGCACCGCGGACCAAACGGCCAAACTCGCCGAAGAACTGGCCACCAAGGATGCGGCGCTGGCCGCGCAAAAGCAGGACAACGAGGAACTGCACGCCCAGCTTGAGGCCCTGCGCGCACAGATCGCCCGGGCAAAGGAAGAAAACAAGAAGCTCCCGGACAGCCACGACTACTCAGAAACGGAAACCCGGGTCTACATCGACCTCTATCTGCGCGAAGCAGGATGGGCGCTCGACAAGCCAGAGGACCGCGAATTCGAAGTCCACCACATGCCCACCCACGCCGGCCCCACCATTGGAACCGGGTTCGTGGACTACGTACTCTGGGGATCCGACGGCAAGCCACTCGCCGTCGTCGAAGCCAAACGATCAGCCAAATCACCCTACGAGGGGCAGCAGCAGGCCAAGCTCTACGCAGACGCGCTGGAGACGGAGAAGGGCCAGCGCCCGGTCATTTACTACAGCAACGGCTACGAGCACTGGATCTGGGACGACGCCTCCGGCTACCCGCCCCGGCCGGTCCAGGGCTTCCACACCCGGGACCAACTCCAACTCATGGTGGACCGCCGCGCCACCCGGAAACCCCTGGCCACGGCGGCCATCAACACCGAGATCGCAGGCCGCAGCTATCAACAGGCGGCCATCCGGGCAGTCACCGACGCCCTGGAAACCGACAAGGAACGCAAAGCGCTGCTGGTGATGGCGACCGGCTCCGGCAAGACCCGCACCGTCGTCGCGCTCTCCAGCCTGCTGATGCAGGCGAACTGGGCCAAACGCGTACTGTTCCTCGCCGACCGGGTCGCCCTGGTGGACCAGGCCGCCCGCGCCTTCAAAACCAACCTCCCCGGATCGTCCCCGGTGATCCTGGGCCGCGATGTGGAAGCCGACAGCCGCATCCACATCGCCACCTATCCGACAATGATGAACCTGATCAACGAACGGACGGAGGACGGCACGGTCCTGACGCAACGGTTCGGGATCGGCCACTACGACCTGATCATCATCGATGAGGCCCACCGCTCCGTGTACCAGAAGTACCGGGCCATCTTTGAGTACTTTGATGCGTATCTGGTGGGCTTGACCGCCACCCCGCAGTCCGACGTGGACCGCAACACGTATTCCCTGTTCGACATCGAGGACCAGGTCCCCACGTTCGCTTACGAGCTGACGCAGGCGATCTCCGACGGCTACCTCGTACCGCCTCGGACCGTGTCCATTCCGCTGAAGTTCCCCGTCGAGGGAATCCGCTACGAGGAACTCTCGGAGGAGGAAAAGGAGGAGTGGGACTCCGCTGAGTGGGATGAGGACGGGGAGATCCCCGACGCCGTGGATTCGGCTATCCTGAACACCTGGCTCTTCAACGCCGACACCGTGGATAAGGCACTCGAGGTGCTGATGACCCGCGGGCACAAGGTCGCCGGGGGAGACCGGCTCGGAAAGACGATCATCTTTGCCAAGAACCAGAAGCACGCCGAATTCATCGCAGAACGGTTCAACACAAACTACCCCCAGTACGGGGGCACCTTCGCGAAGATCATCACGCACAGCGTCAATTACGTCTCCACCCTGATCGACGCCTTCGCCCGCACCGAGGACAGTCCACACATTGCCGTGTCCGTGGACATGCTGGACACCGGGATAGACGTGCCCGAAGTGGTCAACCTGCTCTTCTTCAAGGTAGTGCGCTCCAAGACGAAGTTTTGGCAAATGGTGGGCCGCGGCACACGGCTCAGGCCGGAGCTGTACGGACCGGGTGAGGACAAGCAGGACTTCTTCATCTTTGATGTCTGCCAGAACGTTGAATACTTCAACGCCGAGTTGCCTGGTTCCGAAGGGTCCCTCGGGCAGTCCTTGGCGCACCGCAGCTTCGCCGTCCGGACACAGCTGCTTGCCGAAGCCCGCACTGCCGGGCTCGACGGCGACTTCGTGCCGGCCCTCCAAACCGGCCTGGTGGGGCAGGTAGCTGGGCTGCCCCGGGAGAACTTCCTGGTGCGCCCGCAGTTGGAGTGGGTGGAGAAGTTCTCAAAGCCTTCTTCTTGGGGTGCCCTTGGCACGCAGGATCTGACGGACCTGCAGACCAAGCTGGCGCCCCTGGCGACGCTGGCTTCTGCCGCCGACACGGAGGAAGCCAAACGCTTCGATCTGCTGATGTACCAGGCGCAGCTGGCGTCATTGACCTCTGCCGCGGCCGTGGAGCCGTACCGCAAGAAAATTGTCGAGATTGCGTCCGCGCTGCAGGATCAGCCGAACATTCCCGCCATCGCGGCCCAGATGGCCCTGATCCAGTCGATCCTGGAGGGAGGTGAATGGGGGCAGGTCTCACCGCAGTGGCTCGAGCTGATCCGAGTGCGGCTCCGGGGACTAGTGCACCTGATCGAGAAGAAGCGCCGCAGGGTGGTCTACACGAACTTCGAAGACACCCTCGGCGAGATTGTCGAGGGTGGGCTGAAGGGGACCGTGACCGGGTCGGTTGATCTGGCCCGCTACCGCGAGAAGGCCCGGATGTATCTGCAGGGATTCCTGGACCACATGGCAATTCACCGACTACGTCGCGGGCTGCCCCTGACCGAGACGGATCTGGCTGAACTTCAGCGCATGCTGATCGACAGTGGTGCGGGTTCACCCGAGGAACTTGAAGCGGCCACTACACAAGCAGAGGGTCTTGGGTTGTTTGTCAGGTCGCTGGTGGGCATGGACCGCCAAGCGGCGTTGGATTCCTTGTCCGAGTTCGTGGGGGACAAGACCCTCAACGCCAACCAGCTGCATTTCATTGACATGATCGTGCAGCAACTCACCGAGAACGGCGTCGTGGATGTTGGTGCGCTGTACGAGTCACCCTACAGCGATGCTGCCCCTGCCGGGCCGGAGAGCTTGTTCCCGGAGGCGGATGTGGATGTGCTGGCTGTGGCGCTGAACCGGGTGCGCGTTTCGGCGATGGTGGGCTAA
- a CDS encoding type I restriction-modification system subunit M, whose amino-acid sequence MITGEIKSQVDKVWNAFWTGGISNPLEVIEQITYLLFLKRLDENQTRAENKANRTGKPVENPVFPTGLDEKGRSYQDFRWSKFKNFSRDEMYTVFAEHIFPFLRTGLVQLANGEESSYAQHMKDARFTIPNAGLLEKVVDIIDEIPMDERDTKGDLYEYMLGKIASAGTNGQFRTPRHIIDLMVKMTAPQPMEAICDPAAGTAGFLVQAGEFLRQKNPNLLTTPGMSRFFHHSQFHGYDFDSTMLRIGSMNMLLHGVENPDITYRDSLADLHGTEEEKYDVILANPPFAGSLDYENVAKDLLSLVKTKKTELLFLALFLRLLKPGGRAAVIVPDGVMFGSSTAHKALRKILVENHKLEGVVKLPSGVFKPYAGVSTAILFFTKTNSGGTDNVWFYDVTSDGFSLDDKRTPLDTSDLDDVLARWQQRTTTEAVRVRTDQSFLVPKAEIADNGYDLSLNRYREVEHEEIDHKAPAEIIAGLEALEYEIAQGLAELKDLLK is encoded by the coding sequence GTGATAACAGGCGAAATCAAATCTCAGGTAGACAAGGTCTGGAACGCGTTCTGGACTGGCGGCATCTCCAACCCTTTGGAAGTTATCGAACAGATCACGTATCTGCTCTTCCTGAAGCGCCTAGACGAGAACCAGACCCGGGCGGAGAACAAGGCCAACCGCACCGGCAAGCCGGTTGAAAACCCGGTCTTCCCCACCGGTCTGGATGAGAAGGGCCGATCCTACCAGGACTTCCGCTGGAGCAAGTTCAAGAACTTCTCCCGAGACGAGATGTACACCGTCTTCGCCGAGCACATCTTCCCGTTCCTGCGCACCGGGCTGGTCCAGCTGGCAAACGGCGAGGAGTCCTCCTACGCCCAGCACATGAAGGACGCTCGCTTCACCATCCCCAACGCTGGGCTGCTGGAAAAAGTCGTCGACATCATCGATGAGATCCCAATGGACGAGCGCGACACCAAGGGCGACCTTTACGAATACATGCTCGGTAAGATCGCCTCGGCCGGAACCAACGGACAGTTCCGCACGCCCCGCCACATCATCGATCTCATGGTCAAAATGACGGCGCCGCAGCCGATGGAGGCCATATGCGACCCCGCCGCCGGCACTGCCGGGTTCTTGGTCCAAGCGGGGGAATTCCTCCGGCAGAAGAACCCGAATCTGCTGACCACTCCGGGGATGAGTCGGTTCTTCCACCACAGCCAGTTCCACGGCTACGATTTCGATAGCACCATGCTGCGCATCGGTTCCATGAACATGCTCCTGCACGGTGTGGAAAACCCCGACATCACCTACCGGGACTCCCTGGCCGACCTGCACGGGACCGAGGAAGAAAAATACGACGTCATCCTCGCCAACCCGCCCTTCGCCGGCAGCCTGGACTACGAGAACGTTGCCAAAGACCTGCTCTCCTTGGTCAAGACCAAAAAGACCGAACTGCTCTTCCTTGCCCTCTTCCTCCGGCTGCTCAAGCCTGGCGGCCGGGCTGCAGTCATTGTGCCCGACGGCGTCATGTTCGGCTCGTCCACGGCGCACAAAGCGCTGCGGAAAATACTCGTCGAAAACCACAAGCTTGAAGGCGTGGTCAAACTCCCGTCCGGCGTCTTCAAACCCTATGCCGGGGTCTCCACTGCGATCCTGTTCTTCACCAAAACCAACTCCGGCGGCACCGACAACGTCTGGTTCTACGACGTGACCTCGGACGGCTTCAGTCTCGATGACAAACGCACCCCGCTGGATACCTCAGACCTTGACGACGTTCTGGCCCGCTGGCAGCAACGGACGACAACGGAGGCCGTCCGGGTACGCACGGACCAGTCCTTCCTCGTTCCCAAGGCCGAGATCGCCGACAATGGCTACGATCTCTCGCTTAACAGGTACAGGGAAGTTGAGCACGAAGAGATCGACCACAAGGCGCCGGCCGAAATTATCGCCGGTCTAGAAGCTCTTGAATACGAGATCGCGCAAGGCCTGGCCGAGCTAAAGGACCTGTTGAAGTGA
- a CDS encoding TetR/AcrR family transcriptional regulator C-terminal domain-containing protein produces the protein MIGGPMNGPHALALNERLMGILVDTGLTPTDAGKAAYLLIVYVFGSIALEVADSGETHRLPPEAERIAARRAGFSAIPAETHPLSAAAAGTMAGYISTEQYMWGLRKVLDGITAAPISEADTSRALTS, from the coding sequence ATGATTGGCGGGCCGATGAACGGCCCGCACGCACTCGCCCTGAACGAACGCCTCATGGGGATACTCGTGGATACCGGCCTCACGCCAACGGACGCCGGCAAAGCGGCCTATCTGCTAATCGTCTACGTCTTCGGCTCGATAGCACTGGAAGTCGCGGACTCAGGAGAAACACACCGGTTGCCTCCGGAAGCAGAGCGGATAGCCGCACGGCGGGCAGGATTTTCCGCCATCCCGGCCGAAACCCACCCGCTATCCGCCGCCGCAGCCGGCACTATGGCTGGCTACATATCCACCGAGCAATACATGTGGGGACTCCGCAAAGTGCTCGACGGCATCACGGCAGCGCCCATTTCAGAGGCAGACACATCCAGGGCACTTACCAGCTAA
- the mobF gene encoding MobF family relaxase, which yields MTMSIARLSAQSGLKYLFKTTMMDDLTITPADATTYYMKAGTPQGRWLGSGLRGINRTTGDVVTEPDAKAIFDHATHPDSGATLGRPHGQPTIMQNSQGRTATRHAVVGFDLTFSVPKSVSVLWALSPRTLQDQILETHHQAVKATLEWLETYVIHTRAGRNGVAHLGTRGAIAAAFDHWESRAGDPQLHTHMVIANRIQRITDGAWVTLDSRTLYKAAVAASEHYNGLLFDALHRNLGTHTDVRVPAANTHNPSQQLAGVDDTLIREFSNRSRLIDLETDRLVAQWTASHGTPPTATTTIKLRQQATLSTRTAKPETAIPLRQLSAQWRARAAAKGFESREVLANTIRRSHRTPFRACDFKPDWVDAVGSLTRERVAAKRATWNRWNLLAEAERVCAEIRCHTPADRHTMIDIVATAAEAQSVPLNEYRYALPAEAQADLRFAGRSIFDFHGSRLYTDNATLTNEDIVLGARNDDGGPAVGAVVAMESLASYKHGGRLDLHSDQRAAAATVLLSGHRLDAVVGPAGTGKTTTLGAVKAAWEAAFGAGTVVGLAPAAASAEVLGRELALTTENVAKWLYESVGQGAGKRAAQFFDTEQRLANQVTVMGPLTTLLAQRATRLAAEQDRWRFHPNQLVVVDEASMVSTLQLSALVQQARDAGAKVLLVGDPGQLDAIDAGGVLGWLDRQGKTVRLSTIWRFKEAWEQGASLKLRAGDFGAIADYDSHRRIQHGVHLDMVDQAYLRWQTDIHGGKSSILIAADNDTVGMLNQRAQADRVVQGAVDAEDSVPLSGGLHAGTGDTVIARQNDRAITDSSGDFIRNGTMLDVVHTGRRDGSLTAVRRDTGTTISLSRDYVEASVELGYATTAHRSQGITVDTGHTVVTQGRLTRELLYVSMTRGRAGNHAYVSENDPLDDEPMDPAMQASWRQILGEVLAANGAERTAHEVRDAEQSKTDSLERLSAEYDYLAQLAAAEDLREFLEAHSLGMASELQQSPSWGATVAAWRRSVGVSRPSTQRVVAAALEPSASARDTAAVVHSRLRQFLSALPAAGIDPLTEELRTVRPDLANMIAQVRERMRQRMDHVTMAAMVGDAEWKRNLLEALGPFVTTEEATSVLRRIAIYRDRWGVGDSPLPLGPVPAADEWEQREQLVNIDRLVEHAGVASPSPVDSPRWTDDPKTWEDRLINVGWQL from the coding sequence ATGACCATGTCCATCGCCCGGCTCTCCGCTCAGTCGGGCCTGAAGTATCTCTTTAAGACCACCATGATGGACGATCTGACAATCACCCCCGCCGACGCCACCACGTACTACATGAAAGCCGGAACACCGCAGGGGCGCTGGCTCGGCTCCGGCCTGCGAGGAATCAACCGGACCACCGGAGACGTCGTCACGGAACCGGACGCCAAAGCGATCTTCGATCACGCCACCCACCCGGACTCCGGCGCAACTCTCGGCCGCCCCCACGGCCAACCCACCATCATGCAAAACAGTCAGGGCCGCACAGCGACGCGGCACGCCGTCGTCGGCTTTGACCTGACTTTCAGCGTCCCCAAATCCGTCTCCGTCCTCTGGGCGCTGAGCCCCCGCACACTCCAAGACCAAATCCTCGAGACCCATCACCAGGCGGTCAAAGCCACCCTTGAGTGGCTCGAAACTTACGTCATCCACACGAGGGCCGGCCGCAACGGTGTCGCCCACCTCGGCACACGTGGAGCTATCGCTGCTGCCTTCGACCACTGGGAGTCGCGAGCCGGGGATCCGCAGCTCCATACGCACATGGTCATAGCCAACCGCATCCAGCGCATCACTGACGGCGCGTGGGTCACGCTCGACTCGCGGACTTTGTACAAGGCTGCGGTAGCTGCCAGCGAGCACTACAACGGTCTCCTCTTCGACGCCCTCCACCGTAACCTCGGCACCCATACCGATGTCCGAGTGCCGGCCGCGAACACCCACAACCCCAGCCAGCAACTAGCCGGCGTCGACGATACGCTGATCCGCGAATTCTCCAACCGATCGCGTCTCATCGATCTCGAAACCGACCGGCTGGTGGCCCAATGGACCGCCAGTCACGGCACTCCCCCAACCGCGACAACCACCATCAAGCTCCGCCAGCAGGCAACACTTTCCACCCGGACCGCCAAACCGGAAACAGCCATCCCTCTGCGCCAGCTCTCCGCCCAGTGGCGCGCACGGGCGGCCGCCAAGGGCTTCGAATCCCGAGAAGTGCTCGCCAACACTATTCGACGCTCCCACAGAACTCCGTTCCGGGCCTGCGACTTCAAACCAGACTGGGTGGATGCGGTGGGCTCCCTGACCCGCGAGCGCGTCGCCGCGAAGCGTGCCACTTGGAATCGGTGGAACCTCTTAGCGGAAGCCGAACGTGTCTGCGCCGAAATCCGCTGCCACACACCGGCGGACCGTCACACCATGATTGACATCGTAGCCACGGCCGCCGAAGCCCAGTCCGTCCCACTCAATGAGTACCGGTACGCCCTCCCTGCGGAGGCTCAGGCCGATCTCCGCTTCGCAGGCCGCAGCATCTTCGATTTCCACGGCTCCCGTCTCTACACGGACAATGCCACTCTCACCAATGAGGACATCGTGCTGGGAGCAAGGAACGACGACGGCGGCCCGGCGGTGGGCGCGGTCGTCGCTATGGAATCGCTGGCCAGCTACAAACACGGTGGTCGGCTCGATCTGCACTCCGACCAACGGGCGGCAGCAGCCACCGTTCTGCTCAGCGGGCATCGGCTCGACGCCGTCGTCGGTCCTGCCGGAACCGGTAAGACGACTACCCTCGGCGCGGTCAAGGCTGCCTGGGAAGCGGCTTTTGGTGCCGGTACCGTGGTCGGTTTGGCGCCGGCGGCCGCGAGCGCCGAGGTCCTTGGGCGGGAGCTTGCGCTGACTACGGAGAACGTCGCTAAGTGGCTCTACGAATCTGTCGGTCAGGGCGCCGGCAAACGGGCCGCACAGTTCTTCGACACCGAACAGCGGCTCGCCAACCAGGTGACCGTCATGGGACCGCTCACTACTCTCCTCGCCCAAAGAGCCACCCGGCTTGCTGCCGAACAGGACAGGTGGCGTTTTCATCCGAACCAGCTGGTGGTCGTCGACGAGGCCTCCATGGTGTCCACCCTGCAGCTGTCTGCGCTGGTACAGCAGGCGCGGGATGCCGGGGCCAAGGTGCTCTTGGTGGGTGACCCGGGGCAATTGGACGCCATTGACGCAGGGGGTGTCCTTGGCTGGCTGGACCGGCAAGGCAAAACAGTGCGGCTGAGCACGATTTGGCGGTTCAAGGAGGCATGGGAGCAAGGCGCCTCGCTGAAGCTTCGTGCCGGGGACTTCGGTGCCATTGCTGACTACGACAGCCACCGGCGCATTCAACACGGGGTGCATCTCGACATGGTCGACCAGGCGTACCTCAGATGGCAGACCGACATACACGGCGGCAAGTCGTCCATTCTCATCGCAGCGGACAATGACACGGTTGGCATGCTCAACCAGCGCGCCCAGGCCGATCGCGTGGTCCAAGGTGCCGTGGATGCGGAAGACTCGGTACCACTCAGCGGCGGACTTCATGCCGGCACTGGCGACACTGTCATTGCCCGCCAGAATGACCGGGCCATAACCGATAGCAGCGGTGACTTCATCCGGAACGGAACCATGCTCGACGTCGTCCATACAGGCAGGCGCGACGGCTCGCTGACCGCGGTTCGCCGGGACACCGGCACAACGATTAGCTTGAGCCGGGACTACGTTGAGGCTTCCGTTGAGCTGGGATATGCGACGACGGCCCACCGCTCGCAGGGCATCACCGTGGACACCGGCCACACCGTGGTGACACAAGGCCGGCTCACTCGTGAGCTGTTGTACGTGAGCATGACGCGAGGACGCGCAGGGAACCACGCGTACGTTAGCGAGAATGATCCCTTGGATGACGAGCCTATGGATCCCGCCATGCAAGCCTCGTGGCGGCAGATCCTGGGCGAGGTCCTTGCCGCCAATGGCGCCGAACGAACGGCCCACGAAGTCCGTGATGCCGAGCAGTCGAAAACGGACAGCTTGGAGCGGCTCAGTGCCGAGTATGACTACCTCGCACAGCTGGCGGCGGCTGAGGATTTGAGGGAGTTCCTCGAGGCGCACTCGTTGGGCATGGCCTCCGAACTTCAGCAATCGCCCTCGTGGGGCGCAACTGTAGCTGCGTGGCGCAGATCAGTTGGAGTAAGCCGACCGAGCACGCAACGGGTTGTCGCCGCCGCGCTGGAACCAAGCGCATCCGCTCGGGACACAGCGGCAGTCGTCCACTCCCGGCTCCGGCAGTTCCTGTCCGCCCTGCCCGCCGCAGGAATTGATCCCTTGACCGAGGAACTCCGCACCGTTCGTCCCGACCTTGCCAACATGATCGCTCAGGTACGGGAGCGGATGCGGCAGAGGATGGACCACGTCACCATGGCCGCGATGGTGGGTGACGCCGAGTGGAAACGGAACCTCCTTGAGGCATTGGGACCATTCGTCACCACCGAGGAAGCAACTAGTGTGCTTCGCCGAATTGCCATCTATAGGGACAGGTGGGGCGTAGGCGATTCGCCGCTTCCCTTAGGGCCAGTTCCTGCGGCTGATGAGTGGGAGCAAAGGGAACAGCTTGTCAACATCGATCGACTCGTTGAGCACGCAGGCGTCGCCTCCCCCAGCCCTGTGGACTCTCCGAGATGGACTGATGACCCGAAGACCTGGGAAGACCGCCTTATCAATGTCGGCTGGCAACTCTAA
- a CDS encoding restriction endonuclease subunit S — MTSTAEMMLSATDFDVTHVPLGEIITDAKVLKAGSRAYPLLSMTMHHGLVRQEDKFKKRIASRDLSQYKVVSNGQLVVGFPIDEGVLSFQMLVDAGIVSPAYGVWDLRNPNAVDRSYLEKYLRSPQAIGYYVAKLRGSTARRRSLPRAVFLAMPIPLPPVDKQRRIAVILDKADELRTKRRTTLAHCDALVDSMFHAMFSAADVRREKIGNLVKFKSGSFLPASGMVSTGGYSVYGGNGVNGKHDQYMFAERKLVIGRVGAYCGVVHVTVPKSWITDNALYAESIPASASLDYLATALRIANLNQYSSQSGQPLISGSRINQVEIALPSFELQEKFSERVSNIGRLKNRLQAQLTELDALFASLQHRAFNGEL; from the coding sequence GTGACATCCACTGCGGAAATGATGCTTTCGGCTACCGACTTCGACGTGACGCACGTGCCTCTTGGAGAGATTATTACAGATGCGAAGGTCCTCAAAGCGGGAAGCCGGGCGTACCCGCTTCTGTCCATGACAATGCATCACGGTTTGGTTCGTCAGGAAGATAAGTTCAAGAAGCGCATAGCAAGTAGAGACCTATCTCAGTACAAGGTTGTATCCAACGGCCAGCTAGTTGTTGGTTTCCCAATTGATGAAGGCGTCTTGTCCTTTCAGATGTTGGTGGATGCAGGCATCGTGAGTCCGGCCTATGGTGTTTGGGACCTCCGGAATCCGAACGCGGTTGACCGTAGCTACTTGGAGAAGTATCTTCGATCTCCTCAGGCGATCGGCTACTACGTGGCGAAGCTACGTGGATCCACTGCGCGAAGACGGTCGTTGCCGAGGGCAGTATTTCTCGCCATGCCCATACCGCTCCCACCGGTCGACAAACAGCGGCGGATTGCGGTCATCCTGGACAAGGCCGACGAGCTCCGCACCAAACGCCGGACGACGCTCGCTCACTGCGATGCTCTCGTGGATTCGATGTTTCACGCCATGTTCAGCGCTGCGGACGTAAGGCGAGAAAAAATCGGGAACCTCGTGAAGTTCAAGAGTGGAAGCTTTCTTCCTGCCTCGGGCATGGTTAGCACCGGGGGCTACTCCGTTTACGGCGGAAACGGAGTCAATGGGAAACATGATCAATACATGTTCGCGGAGCGCAAACTGGTCATTGGACGTGTAGGAGCCTATTGTGGTGTCGTTCATGTGACAGTTCCAAAGTCTTGGATAACCGATAACGCTCTCTATGCTGAGTCCATTCCAGCTAGTGCTTCGCTAGATTACCTGGCGACTGCCCTAAGAATTGCAAACTTAAACCAATATTCGAGCCAATCGGGACAGCCGCTAATTTCTGGGAGCCGAATAAATCAGGTTGAAATTGCGCTGCCATCATTCGAATTGCAAGAAAAATTCTCTGAAAGAGTTTCCAACATTGGCAGGCTCAAGAACCGGCTGCAAGCCCAATTGACCGAGCTTGATGCCCTGTTCGCCTCCCTCCAGCATCGTGCGTTTAACGGAGAACTCTGA
- a CDS encoding restriction endonuclease: MSEVASPTTDSEVPIWPLFVTHVLRALSAGETLNRRDIVSRAIDSAGLSEAAREETLNTGGLRSEQRLGWAISNLLKAGWIERPVRANYRITAAGREWFSKHPAGISDFSTARMLFAPFWPQSDARKPTLSIVDETLVEDIDPIEQIESGINRIHSDVGDALLTRLRESHPDFFEQAVVDLLLKMGYGGAEQRGKRIGGSNDGGVDGVIDQDALGLDRIYVQAKRYADGNTVGREAIQAFVGALHGVGASRGVFITTSAFTSGARDYVKAVPSRVILIDGVRLVGLMIKYRVGVQVKQSYDIVELDEDFFE, translated from the coding sequence ATGAGCGAGGTAGCCTCTCCCACTACTGACTCAGAGGTGCCGATCTGGCCGCTTTTTGTAACCCATGTGCTTCGCGCACTTTCCGCCGGCGAAACGCTGAACCGTCGCGACATCGTTAGCCGCGCCATTGACTCTGCTGGGCTGTCGGAGGCCGCGCGTGAGGAGACGCTGAACACCGGTGGCCTCAGGTCCGAGCAGCGGCTCGGATGGGCCATCAGCAATCTTCTGAAGGCAGGTTGGATTGAACGGCCGGTCCGGGCCAACTACCGCATCACCGCGGCGGGGCGCGAGTGGTTTTCCAAACACCCTGCAGGGATCAGTGACTTTTCCACGGCGCGGATGCTGTTCGCGCCTTTCTGGCCGCAGTCCGATGCCCGAAAGCCGACGCTGTCCATCGTTGATGAGACCCTCGTAGAGGATATTGACCCCATCGAGCAGATCGAATCCGGGATCAACCGCATCCACAGCGACGTCGGCGATGCACTCCTCACGCGTCTGCGGGAGAGCCACCCCGATTTCTTTGAGCAGGCCGTCGTCGATCTACTTCTCAAGATGGGGTACGGCGGGGCCGAACAGCGAGGGAAGCGTATCGGCGGGAGCAACGACGGTGGCGTCGACGGGGTCATCGACCAAGACGCGCTGGGACTGGATCGCATTTATGTTCAGGCTAAGCGGTACGCCGACGGCAATACTGTGGGCCGTGAAGCCATTCAGGCCTTCGTCGGCGCACTGCACGGTGTCGGCGCCTCGCGGGGCGTATTCATTACCACCAGCGCGTTCACCTCCGGCGCACGGGATTACGTGAAGGCCGTTCCGTCGCGGGTCATTCTGATCGACGGTGTCCGGCTTGTGGGGCTGATGATCAAGTACCGGGTGGGAGTTCAGGTGAAGCAGAGCTACGACATTGTCGAGCTCGACGAGGACTTCTTTGAGTAG